From Ptiloglossa arizonensis isolate GNS036 chromosome 14, iyPtiAriz1_principal, whole genome shotgun sequence, the proteins below share one genomic window:
- the LOC143154251 gene encoding uncharacterized protein LOC143154251 has translation MHLPAGPLGMDSSNAIHETLQAYHGELVKTGSPAILCSALPSHWRSNKSLPMAFKVFALDEVSDGTLVTIRAGNDENCCGELRNCTAVMKNQVAKFNDLRFVGRSGRGKSFSLTIQISTVPFQVATYTKAIKVTVDGPREPRSKSNYQYGPGFPGLGLLNPWMDVAYLGHAWHLSHPAFKGTNPMPPTDLFSPTFPPMVLPSYPFANVKYPTEYTTLPPEATTTATTPATIPNSPSRTPPRSPSESGSESAAEEVRSAFVPIRLNTLPPASSVITATASSPERTVPKKTAAESPRSKLKAPTTMISPPPTKKFWRPY, from the exons ATGCATCTGCCGGCAGGACCGTTGGGAATGGACAGCTCCAACGCGATCCACGAGACCCTGCAGGCCTATCACGGCGAACTCGTGAAGACCGGAAGCCCCGCCATCCTGTGCAGCGCGTTACCGTCACATTGGCGGTCGAACAAGTCGCTACCGATGGCCTTCAAGGTCTTCGCGCTCGACGAGGTCAGCGACGGTACTCTGGTAACCATACGGGCCGGAAACGACGAGAATTGCTGCGGAGAGCTGAGGAATTGCACCGCGGTGATGAAGAACCAGGTCGCCAAGTTCAACGATCTCAGATTCGTCGGTCGCAGCGGGAGAG GAAAGTCCTTCTCCCTGACCATTCAGATCAGCACGGTACCGTTCCAAGTCGCCACCTACACGAAGGCCATCAAGGTCACGGTGGACGGTCCCAGGGAACCGAGGTCCAAGTCGA ACTATCAGTACGGGCCTGGATTCCCCGGACTGGGATTGCTCAACCCGTGGATGGACGTCGCCTATCTGGGACACGCGTGGCACTTGTCCCATCCTGCGTTCAAAG GAACAAACCCGATGCCACCGACGGATTTGTTCTCACCGACGTTCCCACCGATGGTTCTGCCCTCGTACCCGTTCGCGAACGTCAAGTACCCGACGGAGTACACCACGCTGCCCCCGGAGGCGACCACCACTGCCACCACACCGGCAACCATACCGAACAGCCCGTCCAGGACACCGCCAAGAAGTCCGAGCGAGTCTGGGAGCGAATCCGCCGCGGAGGAGGTCCGCAGCGCCTTTGTACCGATCAGATTGAACACTCTTCCGCCCGCCTCGTCGGTGATCACGGCGACCGCATCTTCACCGGAGAGGACAGTGCCCAAGAAAACCGCGGCGGAGAGTCCCAGGAGCAAACTGAAGGCCCCCACGACCATGATCTCGCCACCGCCTACCAAAAAGTTCTGGAGGCCGTACTAG